One window from the genome of Saccharomyces mikatae IFO 1815 strain IFO1815 genome assembly, chromosome: 4 encodes:
- the SAC3 gene encoding Sac3p (similar to Saccharomyces cerevisiae SAC3 (YDR159W); ancestral locus Anc_8.340): MNTTFGSIVPSTNFDFFNLPSNNDNTSTNADARNSNFFLNKNGANSSRNVLKVHSAAQAKPQRQSQDPSHSSSHTGTKADQKKKYMVADEKTIQIVGPLVASPDILGFQKRSHKPRELPRFLINQDPQLEKREFVQDSWDKINQQKMLSLEESIDDLNELYETLKKMRNTERSIMEEKGLVDKADSAKDLYDAIVFQGTCLDMCPIFERSRRNVEYTVYSYEKNQPNDKKASRTKALKVFARPAAAAAPPLPSDVRPPHILVKTLDYIVDNLLTTLPESEGFLWDRMRSIRQDFTYQNYSGPEAVDCNERIVRIHLLILHVMVKSNVEFSLQQELEQLHKSLITLSEIYDDVRSCGGTCPNEAEFRAYALLSKIRDSQYDENIQRLPQHIFQDKLVQTALCFRRIISNSAYTERGIVKTENCLNFYSRFFQLMQSPNLPLLMGFFLQMHLTEVRFYALRALSHTLNKRHKPIPFVYLENMLLFNSWQEITEFCNYYSIEIINGDSADLKTLQNYSHKLAETQPLKKTYLNCLESRLQKTTYKSLINYGKDHFGSFFDIKSNLKNDINSPSVTQSCLMGDVLNDHNVVNRNSSFEPQINIPSKAINIQPKDHLLSKQSKQSTEISQFKSSSTNASSTQQVPAYLSEQKHQFKNIVDGGFKSFSNGSLPNPEVQASEPFRIPTTINDTDDEKSKSKSLEQDDKWSKEKQRIEKEEILLKKKQENENKKEITEQIANELIRKVVNSNVTNIVKDEISEVNHRKKLIETMTQELYNAFVHEKLYLIYMNTRAELKRNFTLRKQFFKKWKASYYLARKNRAIEEKKRKEIELVSHQLGVPGFKKHTCSLKTPYKSNANSSFILSSSDKNIILSPVNDEINKFATHLTQTSKLWEPLDMISIYYDKLTEKFPANVLTPANINIYAKDWTSLSNRWILSKFDLQTMQDSKKFSNTVISSRISCIDDDYEPADFSDLQLLIFNTGVTNPDIFDLEMKLKDDGEELIKLITGVSLNTNICFCLLIIYWESAENTLSESTIKQSLKLNRISKNYNSVIERIDLMNLTEEYPHKCLEDKLFEISQSYLFKLTERGKYNKTLRQKRSLAGIHSRSTQLQTTKDIDKKMKNMLEKEKKKYQHQIGERNTYLHLESHIAASPKVKKRKLPILLSSSHSSQFKTPLASRLNTSGTSTSPPLPSHLAMKFRNNSRVTSLHTVLPVSTPSHSNNLPATSLNGNSSTDIQPQQPTENQRSMAESSNNAFERVPESQDIYKTPINAVTPVLDSTDQDKRDIPDSILELKTLINSVRKKVSND, from the coding sequence ccagtaataatgataatactAGTACAAATGCTGATGCTAGAAACagtaatttctttctaaataaaaatggtgCAAACTCCTCGAGAAATGTGTTAAAGGTACACTCTGCTGCTCAAGCCAAACCTCAGCGACAGTCACAAGATCCCTCACACTCATCCTCCCATACAGGAACAAAAGCCgaccaaaagaagaagtataTGGTAGCagatgaaaaaactattCAGATTGTCGGCCCCTTAGTTGCCTCTCCTGATATTTTGGGGTTCCAAAAGAGGTCACATAAACCAAGAGAGTTACCAAGGTTTTTGATTAATCAGGACCCTCAATTGGAGAAGAGAGAATTTGTACAAGATTCATGGGATAAAATCAATCAACAGAAAATGTTATCACTAGAAGAATCCATAGATGATCTCAATGAATTATATGAAacgttgaaaaaaatgagaaataCAGAGCGTTCGATAATGGAAGAAAAGGGATTAGTAGATAAAGCTGACTCGGCAAAAGACCTTTACGATGCAATTGTTTTCCAGGGTACTTGTCTGGATATGTGTcccatttttgaaagatcaagaagaaatgtgGAATATACGGTCTATTCATATGAGAAAAATCAACcaaatgataaaaaggCTTCCAGAACCAAAGCACTAAAGGTCTTTGCAAGACCAGCGGCCGCTGCTGCTCCTCCATTACCATCTGATGTTAGGCCACCGCACATTTTAGTCAAAACACTGGAttatattgttgataatttaTTGACAACTTTACCGGAGAGTGAAGGATTTTTGTGGGACAGGATGAGATCGATAAGGCAAGACTTTACTTACCAAAATTATTCAGGACCTGAGGCAGTTGATTGTAATGAGCGTATTGTGAGAATACATCTTTTAATTCTCCATGTAATGGTAAAATCAAATGTGGAGTTTTCGCTTCAACAAGAATTAGAACAGTTGCATAAGTCCCTGATCACATTGTCAGAAATATATGACGATGTTCGCTCTTGCGGTGGAACATGTCCAAATGAAGCTGAATTTAGAGCCTATGCCCTTCTGAGTAAAATAAGAGATTCTCAGTACgatgaaaatattcaaagattgCCACAGCATATATTTCAAGATAAATTAGTTCAAACGGCTCTGTGCTTTAGAAGGATTATCTCAAATTCAGCATATACTGAACGTGGGATTGTTAAAACTGAAAATTGTTTAAACTTTTATTCAAGATTTTTCCAGTTAATGCAGTCACCCAATTTGCCATTATTGATgggattttttttgcaaatgCATCTTACAGAGGTCAGATTTTATGCGCTAAGAGCTCTATCACACACTCTAAACAAACGACATAAACCAATTCCTTTTGTCtatttggaaaatatgTTACTCTTTAATAGTTGGCAAGAAATAACTGAATTCTGCAattattattcaattgaAATCATAAACGGAGATTCTGCGGATTTAAAAACACTACAAAATTATTCTCATAAATTAGCAGAAACGCAacctttaaaaaaaacttaCTTAAACTGCTTAGAAAGCAGATTACAAAAAACTACCTATAAGAGTTTGATCAATTATGGGAAAGACCATTTTGGctcattttttgatataaaatcaaatttgaagaatgatATAAATTCTCCTTCCGTTACCCAATCCTGTCTAATGGGTGACGTTCTCAATGACCATAACGTAGTGAACCGAAACTCATCTTTTGAACCGCAAATTAATATCCCTTCAAAGGCAATCAACATTCAACCCAAGGATCATCTTTTATCGAAACAATCTAAACAATCTACTGAAATATCTCAATTTAAGAGTTCATCAACAAATGCTTCATCGACTCAGCAGGTACCGGCATATCTATCCGAACAGAAACATCAGTTTAAAAACATTGTAGATGGAGGGTTCAAATCTTTTTCTAACGGATCATTACCGAATCCTGAAGTGCAAGCATCCGAACCTTTCAGGATACCAACTACCATTAATGATACAGATGAcgaaaaatcaaagagtAAGAGTCTAGAACAAGACGATAAGTGgagcaaagaaaaacaaagaattgaaaaagaggaaattttgttgaaaaagaaacaggaAAATGAGAACAAAAAGGAAATCACAGAACAAATAGCAAATGAGTTAATAAGGAAAGTAGTAAACAGCAACGTCACTAATATTGTTAAGGATGAAATCTCAGAGGTTAATCATAGAAAGAAGCTTATTGAAACGATGACTCAGGAACTGTATAATGCCTTTGTACATGAAAAACTGTATCTCATATACATGAATACTCGTGCtgaattgaaaaggaaCTTTACCTTAAGAAAACAGTTCTTCAAGAAGTGGAAAGCATCTTATTATCTGGCCAGGAAGAACAGAGcaatagaagaaaaaaagaggaaagaaaTCGAACTTGTCAGCCATCAACTAGGAGTACCGGGCTTCAAAAAACATACCTGTTCATTGAAAACCCCATATAAAAGTAACGCGAATTCATCATTTATACTATCATCTTCggataaaaatataatattatcGCCCGTAAATGATGAAATCAACAAGTTTGCAACACATTTGACGCAAACCTCGAAACTGTGGGAACCATTGGATATGATATCAATTTATTATGATAAGCTTACGGAAAAATTTCCTGCGAACGTTCTTACACCAGCAAATATTAACATTTATGCCAAAGATTGGACATCTCTTTCAAATCGTTGGATCTTGAGTAAATTTGACTTACAGACTATGCaggattcaaaaaaattcagtaATACTGTCATTTCTAGCAGAATAAGCTGTATTGATGACGATTATGAGCCAGCTGATTTTAGTGATTTGCAATTATTGATCTTTAATACAGGAGTTACAAATCCagatatatttgatttAGAGATGAAACTAAAAGATGACGGCGAAGAGCTGATTAAGCTAATTACAGGTGTTTCGCTAAATACAAATATATGCTTTTGCCTTCTAATTATTTATTGGGAATCTGCAGAGAATACACTATCAGAAAGCACAATCAAACAGTCTCTAAAGCTGAACAGAATATCCAAAAACTATAATAGTGTCATCGAACGTATTGATTTAATGAACCTCACAGAGGAATACCCTCATAAGTGTTTAGAAGATAAATTATTCGAAATATCACAATCTTATCTATTCAAATTGACTGAAAGGGGAAAATATAACAAAACACTTCGTCAGAAAAGGTCATTAGCTGGTATACACTCACGTAGCACCCAATTACAGACTACAAAGGACAttgacaaaaaaatgaaaaatatgttggaaaaagaaaagaaaaagtaccAACATCAAATTGGTGAAAGGAACACCTACCTGCATCTAGAATCACATATAGCCGCTTCACCAAAagtcaagaaaagaaagctgCCGATACTTTTATCATCTTCCCATTCAAGCCAATTCAAAACGCCCCTAGCATCTAGACTAAATACATCTGGTACGTCTACATCACCACCACTACCATCTCATTTGGCAATGAAATTCAGGAACAATTCAAGGGTTACTAGTTTACATACTGTTCTCCCCGTCAGCACACCAAGTCACAGTAACAATTTGCCAGCTACAAGTTTAAATGGCAATAGCAGCACAGATATACAACCCCAACAACCGACTGAAAATCAAAGGAGCATGGCCGAGAGTTCGAATAATGCTTTTGAAAGAGTTCCGGAAAGCCAGGACATATACAAAACACCAATTAACGCTGTCACTCCAGTGTTAGATAGCACCGATCAAGATAAGAGGGATATTCCTGATAGTATATTAGAACTTAAGACTCTGATCAATTCTgtcagaaaaaaagtaagtaACGATTAG
- the SSY1 gene encoding Ssy1p (similar to Saccharomyces cerevisiae SSY1 (YDR160W); ancestral locus Anc_8.342): protein MVSTDQVYDLFPDKHNIQFTDSHSREEDDSTSITKNVRNRTISLSGSVDTGILKSIIEEQGWNDAEFYRSSIQNQRFFLTDKYAKKKHLTIEDMITSEEEQIYQEPIQDFQTYNKRVQREYELRERMEQFFLQNTKNNLHILNEDSLNQQYSPLGPTNYALPLDRYSRMKHLTSTFLKRNLGFSEGLKRRGDYNFNTAGQTKSNSSISSFCTDVIDNASYRNIAIDENIDMLHKEHAIDKLNEQGISGGESAVEGGSLLHVIKKVFNRSRATRKYHIQRKLKVRHIQMLSIGACFSVGLFLTSGKAFSIAGPFGTLLGFGLTGSIILATMLSFTELSTLIPVSSGFSGLASRFVEDAFGFALGWTYWISYMLALPAQVSSSTFYLSYYSNINISKGVTAGFITLFSAFSIVVNLLDVSLMGEVVYVAGISKVVIAILMVFTMVILNAGHGNDIHEEVGFRYWDSSKSVRNLTYGLYRPTFDLADAGEGSRKGISGSKGRFLATASVMLISTFAFSGVEMTFLASGEAINPRKTIPSATKRTFSIVLICYVFLIFSVGINIYSGDPRLLSYFPGISEKRYEAIIKGVGMDWRLRTNCRGGIDYRQISVGTGYSSPWVVALQNFGLCTFASAFNAILIFFTATAGITSLFSCSRTLYAMSVQRKAPPVFEICSKRGVPYVSVIFSSLSSVIAYIAVDQTAIENFDVLANVSSASTSIIWMGLNLSFLRFYYALKQRKDIISRNDSSYPYKSPLQPYLAIYGLIGCSLFVIFMGYPNFIHHFWSTKAFFSAYGGLMFFFVSYTSYKIFGTSKIQRLDQLDMDSGRREMDRTDWTENSQYLGTYKERAKKLVTWLI from the coding sequence ATGGTTTCAACCGACCAAGTTTACGACCTATTTCCAGATAAACATAACATTCAGTTCACTGATTCTCATTCACgggaagaagatgattcGACTAGCATTACTAAAAATGTTAGGAACCGAACTATAAGTTTATCAGGCAGCGTAGACACAGGTATCCTGAAGAGCATTATTGAAGAACAAGGCTGGAATGATGCAGAATTTTATAGAAGTTCAATACAGAATCaacgtttttttttgacgGATAAATAcgcaaaaaagaaacatttGACTATAGAAGACATGATTACTTCTGAAGAGGAACAAATATACCAAGAACCTATTCAAGATTTCCAAACTTATAATAAACGTGTTCAAAGAGAATACGAACTTAGAGAAAGAATGGAGcagttctttcttcaaaacacGAAGAATAATTTACACATTTTAAACGAGGATTCATTGAATCAACAATATTCACCGCTAGGGCCCACCAATTATGCACTGCCCCTCGATAGATACTCTAGAATGAAGCACTTAACTTCaacctttttgaaaaggaatcTCGGTTTTTCCGAAGGactaaaaagaagaggTGATTATAACTTTAATACTGCTGGCCAAACCAAAAGCAATAGTTCCATATCGAGCTTCTGTACGGATGTAATTGATAATGCAAGCTACAGAAATATTGCTATAGACGAAAATATCGATATGTTACATAAGGAGCATGCCATTGACAAACTAAATGAACAAGGTATATCAGGTGGTGAATCCGCCGTAGAAGGTGGTTCATTACTGCATGTCATTAAAAAGGTATTCAATAGGTCCCGAGCTACCAGGAAATACCATATTCAACGAAAGTTAAAAGTGAGGCATATCCAAATGCTTTCTATAGGGGCCTGCTTTAGCGTCGGGTTGTTTCTGACCTCAGGGAAAGCTTTTTCTATTGCTGGACCCTTCGGTACATTACTCGGGTTTGGACTTACAGGTAGTATCATTTTAGCGACAATGTTGTCGTTTACAGAACTATCTACGCTTATTCCTGTATCTTCCGGATTCTCCGGATTGGCTTCTAGATTTGTAGAAGATGCTTTTGGGTTTGCATTGGGTTGGACGTATTGGATTTCCTATATGCTTGCTCTTCCTGCTCAGGTTTCTTCGAGTACATTTTATCTCAGCTATTATAGCAATATCAATATATCAAAGGGGGTAACAGCCGGGTTTATTACGCTGTTTTCGGCATTCAGCATCGTTGTAAATTTATTAGATGTCAGCTTAATGGGTGAAGTTGTTTATGTTGCTGGTATTAGCAAGGTGGTGATTGCCATTTTGATGGTTTTTACAATGGTGATCTTGAATGCCGGGCATGGAAATGATATTCACGAAGAAGTTGGTTTTAGATATTGGGATAGCTCTAAATCTGTTCGAAACTTAACTTACGGACTATATCGCCCAACATTTGATCTGGCAGATGCTGGAGAAGGAAGCAGAAAAGGTATTTCTGGTTCAAAAGGTCGATTTTTAGCAACGGCATCAGTGATGCTTATTTCAACTTTTGCATTCAGCGGTGTCGAAATGACCTTTTTAGCCAGCGGGGAAGCTATAAATCCAAGGAAAACGATCCCTTCTGCTACAAAGAGGACATTTTCCATTGTATTGATATGTTAcgtttttttgattttttcagtcGGCATCAATATATACAGTGGTGATCCAAGGCTACTATCATATTTTCCTGGTATTTCCGAAAAGAGGTATGAAGCTATTATAAAGGGAGTTGGAATGGACTGGCGGCTCAGAACTAACTGTCGCGGTGGTATTGATTATAGACAGATTTCAGTTGGAACAGGTTATTCTAGTCCTTGGGTAGTCGCACTGCAAAATTTCGGGTTATGTACGTTTGCATCCGCTTTCAATGCtatattgatttttttcactgcTACGGCGGGAATAACGTCATTATTTAGTTGTTCAAGAACACTATACGCCATGTCCGTACAGCGAAAAGCACCACCAGTTTTCGAGATTTGCAGCAAGAGAGGTGTACCTTATGTATCAGTGATattctcttcattatcCTCGGTTATTGCTTATATTGCAGTTGATCAAACTGCAATTGAAAACTTCGACGTCTTGGCTAATGTCTCTAGCGCTAGTACATCTATTATTTGGATGGGATTGAATCTCTCCTTTCTACGATTCTATTACGCTTTAAAACAGAGGAAAGACATCATATCCAGAAATGATTCATCATATCCTTATAAGTCTCCACTTCAACCTTATTTAGCCATTTATGGACTAATTGGCTGTTCATTGTTTGTTATTTTCATGGGCTATCCTAACTTTATACATCATTTTTGGAGTACTAAGGCTTTTTTCTCAGCTTATGGTGGGCTgatgtttttcttcgtcAGCTATACATCTTACAAGATTTTTGGAACGTCAAAGATTCAAAGGCTAGATCAATTGGATATGGATAGTGGAAGGAGAGAAATGGACAGAACTGATTGGACTGAAAATAGCCAATATTTGGGAACGTATAAGGAACGAGCCAAAAAGCTAGTCACATGGCTAATCTAA
- the ACL4 gene encoding Acl4p (similar to Saccharomyces cerevisiae YDR161W; ancestral locus Anc_8.343) produces the protein MSDLEVSIKQAKEALDENNAKKALKILKPFKSSLKKENADNVILNEVFADAYLDNGQVEKAYPILARACELDPEGQVGGPNKFFTMGQIIGGQDGVSIITRGIMNISNIGGENLTNDQVEKIVGGLLSMIEIWMTDLCMEPNAEKQCEELIQKAMELTEGKSPETWSTLGSIKISQQKFGEAYEAFSQAWNFFDLKKQEIGNDINDNSGTSQRTSLQSEYVDLLQSLLSLAKMCLEVGAYEVALKVIAAVRDIDEDNTEGYYLEGFTYYLMSKLEIFKLNHPEVNLHPENIYEFNQVIQEVPLDLSHEPIAQFIYDSRLALSFALQTGTNADSKDEIVQELLGGANILLQEIGGPLDPSELSRIRKGEIVNENEDFEELDIEDEYSD, from the coding sequence ATGAGTGACCTAGAAGTTTCGATTAAACAAGCTAAAGAAGCTttggatgaaaataatgccAAAAAGGCActcaaaatattgaaacCGTTTAAAAGTTCattaaaaaaggaaaatgcaGACAATGTGATATTGAACGAAGTGTTTGCAGATGCCTATCTGGACAATGGTCAAGTAGAAAAAGCCTATCCTATTCTAGCGCGTGCTTGTGAACTAGATCCTGAGGGACAAGTTGGCGGACCGAACAAATTCTTCACTATGGGCCAAATTATAGGTGGACAGGATGGTGTGTCGATAATAACTCGTGGAATTATGAATATCTCCAATATAGGTGGTGAAAATTTAACTAACGACCAAGTTGAGAAAATTGTTGGTGGGCTGCTTTCTATGATTGAAATTTGGATGACTGATTTATGTATGGAACCAAATGCAGAAAAGCAGTGCGAGGAGTTAATACAGAAAGCCATGGAACTCACAGAAGGAAAATCTCCTGAAACATGGTCTACTTTGGGTTCTATTAAAATATCCCAACAAAAATTTGGTGAAGCCTATGAAGCATTCTCTCAAGCTTGGAATTTCTTTGACTTGAAGAAGCAAGAAATTGGTAACGATATAAATGATAACAGCGGCACGTCACAAAGAACTAGTTTGCAATCAGAATATGTAGATCTTTTGCAATCTCTCTTATCTTTAGCAAAGATGTGCCTTGAAGTGGGCGCCTATGAGGTCGCGTTGAAGGTTATTGCTGCAGTAAgagatattgatgaagataacACAGAGGGGTATTATCTAGAAGGATTTACTTACTACCTAATGAGTAAGTTAGAAATCTTCAAGCTGAACCATCCTGAAGTAAATTTGCATCCTGAAAACATATACGAATTTAATCAGGTCATTCAAGAAGTTCCATTGGATTTATCCCATGAACCAATTGCCCAATTTATCTATGATTCCAGATTAGCATTAAGTTTCGCACTACAAACGGGTACCAATGCTGATAGCAAAGATGAAATTGTGCAAGAATTATTGGGTGGTGCAAACATTCTACTCCAAGAAATTGGTGGTCCGCTGGATCCAAGCGAACTGTCACGGATTAGGAAAGGAGAAATAGTGAATGAAAACgaggattttgaagaattagaTATAGAGGACGAATATTCTGATTAA
- the NBP2 gene encoding adaptor protein NBP2 (similar to Saccharomyces cerevisiae NBP2 (YDR162C); ancestral locus Anc_8.344), whose translation MATMETTTHKDANILKAGLQKNKNALDEAVLQNGGEVEIMQRENSEAMENIGTTTIGYISIKDYAYEDTNPLHYGYFDGDNEEDDMISDSSNTDNEYNKRQSVTLPDDYIVNQRAVALYDFEPENDNELKLAEGEIVFISYKHGQGWLVAENESRSKTGLVPEEFVSYIQSEDGEDELENKARPFYLTHLITQSVSPEESSNTVDNNYDDDDEWEDIDDVTEIETDVKTKLNISN comes from the coding sequence ATGGCAACAATGGAAACAACTACACATAAAGATGCTAATATTCTGAAAGCTggtcttcaaaaaaataaaaatgcCCTCGATGAAGCAGTATTACAGAATGGGGGAGAAGTGGAAATAATGCAAAGAGAGAATAGTGAAGCAATGGAAAATATCGGAACCACTACCATAGGTTATATTTCAATTAAAGACTATGCATACGAAGATACAAATCCGCTCCATTATGGTTATTTTGATGGggataatgaagaagatgacatgATTTCCGATTCTTCAAACACAGATaatgaatataataaaagacAAAGTGTAACATTACCAGACGACTACATAGTTAACCAACGTGCCGTTGCTCTCTACGATTTCGAAcctgaaaatgataatgaattgAAGTTAGCTGAAGGAGAAATCGTATTTATCAGTTACAAGCATGGGCAAGGTTGGTTGGTAGCAGAAAATGAATCAAGGTCAAAGACGGGATTGGTGCCGGAGgaatttgtttcttatATACAATCGGAAGATGGCGAAGACGAGCTGGAAAACAAGGCTCGACCTTTCTATCTAACGCATTTGATCACACAGAGTGTTAGTCCGGAAGAAAGCAGTAATACCGTTGATAATAACtatgatgacgatgatgagtGGGAAGACATTGATGATGTTACAGAGATTGAAACAGAtgtgaaaacaaaattaaacATATCAAATTGA
- the CWC15 gene encoding U2-type spliceosomal complex subunit CWC15 (similar to Saccharomyces cerevisiae CWC15 (YDR163W); ancestral locus Anc_8.345), with translation MTTSHRPQLEARSGAKAAAYTPTGIEHARLLPGHTKLKYRKSKEEYKSKPASMQDGRSYDKCVKEAEVSKEEPNPVEKGFLKEARYDNDQRDSLQELPIVQEAKGENTLKLEQNEQAKERTSSRRSWRKGTAFGHHKVTKGVDIKDDVIKKPKAGYINDMTKSKYHHEFLHKHVR, from the coding sequence ATGACCACATCACACAGACCACAGTTAGAAGCAAGAAGTGGTGCAAAAGCGGCGGCTTATACACCAACAGGTATTGAACATGCTAGATTGCTACCGGGTCATACAAAATTGAAATACAGAAAATCTAAAGAAGAGTATAAATCTAAGCCAGCCAGTATGCAAGATGGGAGAAGTTATGATAAATGCGTGAAGGAGGCAGAAGTGAGCAAAGAAGAACCGAATCCTGTGGAGAAAGGGTTCTTGAAAGAAGCGCGTTATGATAATGACCAAAGGGATTCTTTGCAAGAACTCCCGATCGTTCAAGAAGCTAAAGGTGAAAATACATTAAAGCTCGAACAGAATGAGCAAGCCAAAGAGCGAACTTCATCGAGGCGATCATGGAGGAAGGGCACGGCATTCGGACATCATAAAGTCACGAAGGGTGTTGATATCAAGGACGATGTCATAAAGAAACCAAAAGCAGGATACATTAATGATATGACAAAGTCTAAATATCATCATGAATTTCTCCATAAGCATGTTAGATAA